DNA sequence from the Hemitrygon akajei chromosome 8, sHemAka1.3, whole genome shotgun sequence genome:
AAGTTTCCATTCATCTACACTACCTGTGCCTTTGATCATTTTATAATCTTCCATCAGTCCTTCCCTCAGACTCCGATGCTCCAGAATAAGCAAGTTTATACAAATTCTCCTTATAACTCGTACTTCTAATCCAGGTAATATTCTGATAAACAACTTCTGTAGCCCTTCCAAaacctctacatccttcctgtaaaagTATAGCCGTAaacacacacaatactccatgcttggcctaaccaaagttttctaTAGCTGCAACTTGACTTCtcagaaaatcagaatcaggtttaatatcactgccataataatgtgaaatttgttaactttgcagctgcagtacaatgTAGTAAATAATAATAGAGAAAGAAACCGTGAATTACAGTATgagtatgtatattaaatagttaaatttaaaaagtagtgcaaaagagagtaTTCTTATACTCAATGAAGGCAGGCATACTATAAATTTATACTCTTCAAAGACAGATAACAGTATATTATATGTATAGACTAAAGTTACTAACATAGAGTGAATTTGATTTACTTTCTTTTCTACAGATAAAACATGGGTGATTGGTCATTACTTGGCCGACTCCTAGTTGAAGTTCAGAACCATTCCACAGTGATAGGGAAGATATGGTTGACAGTGTTGCTGATCTTTCGTATTCTGCTGGTCACGTTGGTTGGCAATGCAGTATACAGAGATGAACAGTCCAAATTCAAATGTAATACCCTCCAACCAGGATGTCATAATGTTTGCTACAATGCATTTGCTCCTATCTCTCACCTAAGATTCTGGGTTTTCCAGATTGTCCTGGTTTCAACCCCATCCATTTTCTACGTAGTGTATGTTCTACACAAAATAACACATGATGAAAAACACGAGgtgaaaaaaataacaagcaagCTGGAATTACCAAACAAATCTATATCTCATGGAATTCTCCCAGAAGATGAAATTGTAGCTCAAAGATCTGATGTCGCCAACTCAGAGGGAACTGAATTTGATCTAAGACATGGAGAACATGATGTTGGGAACATAAAGATTAAAAGGAATGGTGACCCTCTCTATCTTTCAAACAATGTTTTATCTGTGTATGTCATCCATGTTATGCTGAGAGCTGTTTTGGAGATAATATTTTTAATGGGACAGTATTATTTGTATGGATTTAAAGttccttgtttgtttgtttgttggaCCTATCCTTGCCCAACCAAAACAGACTGTTTCATATCTAGAGCAACAGAAAAGACCATTTTTTTGAACTTTATGTTTTGTGTCAGCATTGCATGTTTTTTGCTGAACATTATTGAGCTCCATTTTCTGGGCTGGGTCTACACTGCACGGGTGTTGTGCATTACTTGTTCACCTTgctgtaaaaagaaaaagaagaaagcaAAGGATTGGTATTCAGACCAAAATCCTCTCCTAGCACTAAAAAATACATTTTACGACAACTTAATATTGAAGTCATCTGTAGAGTTATTGCAGCATCGACCAATTTACCCCCCACATCAGGCATCAGTTTCAATTGAATCTGAATCATTAGAAAGTGTCAGAAGGAATTTTGATGTCA
Encoded proteins:
- the LOC140731403 gene encoding gap junction delta-2 protein: MGDWSLLGRLLVEVQNHSTVIGKIWLTVLLIFRILLVTLVGNAVYRDEQSKFKCNTLQPGCHNVCYNAFAPISHLRFWVFQIVLVSTPSIFYVVYVLHKITHDEKHEVKKITSKLELPNKSISHGILPEDEIVAQRSDVANSEGTEFDLRHGEHDVGNIKIKRNGDPLYLSNNVLSVYVIHVMLRAVLEIIFLMGQYYLYGFKVPCLFVCWTYPCPTKTDCFISRATEKTIFLNFMFCVSIACFLLNIIELHFLGWVYTARVLCITCSPCCKKKKKKAKDWYSDQNPLLALKNTFYDNLILKSSVELLQHRPIYPPHQASVSIESESLESVRRNFDVKMQHENLSKCGKNKNVWL